ACTGTGCTATAACGGAACCATAACATCTGTTTCCAACGGCGATACGCTAATTATTGACGGCCAAAAAGTCCAGCTTGCTCTGGTAGATGCGCCGGAATTCTATCAGTGGGGCTATGGAAAGGCCAAGCAATTCACCGCGAATTTATGCAATAAAGGCTCCACTGCTATCGTAGATCAAGATGATTTTCAATTAAAGGATAAATACGGCCGCATAGTTGCCGTTGTTTATTGCGAGGGCAAAAATCTCAATAAAGAACTCCTTTTGAACAATCAGGCCTCAATCGTGAAAAAATACTGCAAATTAAGCGAGTTCGGAAACGAGGACTGGGCGCGTGCATATGGATGTTAATAAGGTGGCATTAAAGCGATATGCAAATCTTGCTTCAAAAGCCTTGAAGAAGCCCGTGATTTACTTTCTGCTTTTCATCCTTGCTTTCTTCTTAGCCGCGCCAACATATTATTATATTCACGAACGCGGACATCAATCGGAAGCAAAGCTGTATGGCTGGAATTACACCACTTCTTACGGTCATCACGAACTGACTTATTTAGGCATCAATATGACTTATACAGCTCCTGATAAAGTGGAAGCTTACGACAATAATAACGCAACCAAAGAGCAGCAGTTCAGTTTCTACATAACACCAGTAGCCATTGGATTCACCACACCGATTTTCTTGCTATTGTTTATGGTGCTGATACCCCCGAAATACAAGAACCGATACGTTGAGGTCTTTATCGCATTTTTTGCTTTCGCGCTGTTTGCGGATGCGTTCAATAGCCTGTATGAGTTTGATGGTGGCGATATGTGGCGGATTGCGCATTTGTTCGCTTAATCAACAATGGGTTTTCGGGCTTCTATTTTTTGAGCAAAAAATAAAATGGCATCGCCCATTTTCGAGATTTTCTACAAATTCACTTTTTTGGGCGCGCATATACCACTCCATTTTATAGAGGGAGGTATTTTGCAAAACGTAATTTTTCGCAAGCATTCATTTAGAAATCTTTTTCAAGAATGCGCGCACTGCCGTTTCTTTGGCTTTGCTGTATTCGATTGTCTTTGAAAAAGACCGGACGGTTTTTCTGTTGATGTCAAAGCATTTCATATTCTTGACTTGACAAATCAGAATCATGCATACCTCTTCTTTCTTTGTCGACATGCATAAACCCCTGTGAGCGCAGCTATTTATCTTTCACTACAGTTACTGCCGAGCCACGGACGCCGCCGAGCAGCAGCGAGGCGGCACACACCCGAATGATTATACAATATGCAACTGCGCGGAGCGGGACAATGCAAGCGATGGTGTCCCGCTCAATGAATAAATCAAATGCAGATTATGGGGCTGTAGCCCCTTTTTCTATTTCTTTTATCTGCGTTCTTTCGATTATAAAATCGATAACCTTTTCAGAACGATTTAAGTTTCGCGTAAGTTCCGCAAACGAATAATTTTCGATATATTTTTTAGAATTTCCGAAAGGAACTTTGTATCCGAGCAGAGCCCCAACCACACTAGCACTAAATTCCGCAATAACTTCCTGGTCGCCCCTCTGCCCTGTTTTTATGCCGTGCAATTTGTCGTCTACAGCATGCGATAATTCGTGTAGGAATGTTGATATTTCTGGCGTGGCAAGGCCTATCGTTTTTTGCAGCGGCGAGTAAAAACCGTATAAGCCGTTGCTGAAATAGATACCTTCGGTTTTCAAATCCAGCTCTTTCAAGATGCCATCGAACTGACAGGGAATATTCAGAACAATCGGCGGAGCTTGTGGTAATTCCTTTCCCTCTGTGTCCTGAAATCGAAAAACCGGAATCGAGTTAAAGCCGTAGAGTATCATTTTTTCTTCCTGTGTTTTTGGATCTTGGATTTTCTTCATCAAAGGCCCAAAAATAGTTATGGCGCGTTTGCCTGCGCTAACATGCCTTTCTGCACTTCGCCATTGCTGAAACCCTCTTGCGTCAGAAGTTCCGGCGCTGAACATTAAAACCCGATTGAGGAAGCTCCAGTTATCCGAAGGCTTGTTATATCCTTCCGGCGCTTTAAACACGGCTTGCGTAAAAACTTCAAGGTTTTCCATTTCAAAGAGTTTCAAAATGCTCGTCATAGCATCGCGTATTTTCGGGTTTTCTTCTTTATTCACGAGTTTTTCTTCAGCCACAGATTCAAGGCTATTTTTCATTTCCTTAGAGGAACTTTCCTCACAAAGTTTGGTTTTCATATTTCGCTTTGTCGGAGCTTAGGGCTTATCTGATTCCGCAGAAGAAGAATATGCTTTAAGCGACATACTTATGAAAACCAACTGCCTAATGGGAAAATCCGAAGGAAGACTATCTGCCTGTGAGCGATTGAAAAGCGAGTATGAGGATGCGCATAATATTATTCGACATACTTTTTTGACTCCTGCCGTTGCCGATGACGACTTAAAGAGACATGCTAAAACGTGCGATTTCTGGTTCTCGACAAAGCGACCAGAGGAAGCGGTTTGAGGTTCAGAAATTGCAGTCGTCCGCGCCGAGTTCGTCCTGAGCGTAGCGAAGGTGGAACGAGGCGCGTATATCCGCGCGGATGCGCGGATGTATAACTAATCGCGGCGCTAAACAACCCTATTATAAACTTCACCCAATTTTATGCTTGAACGATGACTGATGTTGTATGTGTCCTTGGACAGAATGGCGCTTTCGAAGAAGCAAAGCGTTTCTATTTTAAAAATAAACTATTCATTTTTTAATCAACGACAATACGGGCCTAAATTTTGTGGTCTTATGATATGGAACGTCATTGACAATATGAACGTCAACATTGATATTTCTTGGAAGCAATTCGTACATGCTTTCTTTTATCGTTTCAGACATCCCATTATCAAAGGAGTGACGTCCGGGAACAATATAAACATCCACTAAGTCTTCCTGAGATTGTACAATTTGGTATCTCATTCCATGGGCGGGAATGTCAAAGCTTAAACACCAATTATATGCCAGATCCATGAAGGATGATGCAGGAACTGAAGTCCCGTCAGAGTCTATACGGATACTGTCCATGATTCTTCCCTTTGGAGAACTTAGTATCCGAAAGTTACTTCCGCAGGAACATTTTTGAGTTTCGTTAAGAATTGCCAAGTCTCCCTGATGATATCGTATAATCGGTGTTGCTTCATTCAAAAGATTCGTACCTAACACAAGACCCATTTTTCCCGGAGTTTGTTCAGTTTTCGGGTTTTTTGGATCAACTATTTCAACATAACATGCATCCTCTTCAAGATGATACTTATGCATGGGACATTCGAGTGCAATTCGTGTCAATTCTTCACTACTGAATTCATCAAGTACAGGCACACCGAAATATTCTCCTAAAGCTTCGCGTTCGCGAAGAGTGGATTGTTCTGAATGTATTATGACTAATTCGACGCCCGATCCTTTCAGATCTGCACCGATAGACGCCAGATTTCTCAAGTATGTCGGATAGGTAGATAGAACTTTGGGTTTAACCTCAGCTATAACTTTGATAGCGTCTTCCGGTTTAGCGGTTGTTGAAAGAAATTCCGTAGAATATTTTCCGTTTACAGATGTAATCCACCAGGGTGTGGTATAGATAAATAATGCCTTATCTTCCGGATGATACTTTCCTCCGCTTTGAAAATCGAATTGTCTAATACCTTGAAGAGTATCTTCATAAACGGCATTACGTGAAACTACTACAGTAACAAATTTTCCAGAGGAGCCGCTGCTTGTTGTCATAAATTCAAAATTGTGCTTTGAACTCATACACTTATCTGGAAATGCTGAAATCAACTCTTCTTTTGTTAGAATGGGCAATGCTTTAAAATCATTCCATGTTTGTAGGTCTTCGGGCTCGAATCCTTCAGCAGAGTATTTTTCTTCATATAATGGAACGGTTTCATATGCGTGAGTAACAAGCTCTTTTACTCTTTTAAA
The genomic region above belongs to Nanoarchaeota archaeon and contains:
- a CDS encoding antirestriction protein, encoding MKTKLCEESSSKEMKNSLESVAEEKLVNKEENPKIRDAMTSILKLFEMENLEVFTQAVFKAPEGYNKPSDNWSFLNRVLMFSAGTSDARGFQQWRSAERHVSAGKRAITIFGPLMKKIQDPKTQEEKMILYGFNSIPVFRFQDTEGKELPQAPPIVLNIPCQFDGILKELDLKTEGIYFSNGLYGFYSPLQKTIGLATPEISTFLHELSHAVDDKLHGIKTGQRGDQEVIAEFSASVVGALLGYKVPFGNSKKYIENYSFAELTRNLNRSEKVIDFIIERTQIKEIEKGATAP